One genomic region from Nostoc sphaeroides encodes:
- a CDS encoding peptidoglycan DD-metalloendopeptidase family protein: MTLPFRQLFLCSLVSALSLVSILPNINSANAAVGGCPTPALSRFQRHKVVRGETLESIAQRYNLIPTTIIGMNPALQSGTIAPVGSVLQIPPYNGIVVEVPRGQTWRQVAAQYKVRADSLFEVNGCQQDPRIVFVPGVNWSPNGVVTKSVPTNAGTPNRASLSGYPLGEVANVGLAYGWQINPATGEVFFHSGVDLLAPVGTDVLAIAPGTVAFANDQGSYGKLVIINHSGGLQSRYAQLDTIKVSVGQQVKKGDLLGTVGTSGKPTSTQPHLHFEVRSSSSLGWVAEDPKGYLKK; the protein is encoded by the coding sequence ATGACTTTACCCTTTCGTCAACTGTTTCTCTGTAGCTTAGTTAGCGCCTTGAGCTTAGTATCCATACTGCCAAACATCAACAGCGCCAACGCTGCTGTGGGTGGTTGCCCAACTCCAGCCCTATCTCGCTTCCAACGCCATAAAGTTGTTCGTGGCGAAACTTTAGAGAGCATAGCCCAGCGCTACAATCTCATACCTACAACTATTATCGGCATGAATCCAGCTTTGCAGAGCGGTACAATCGCACCCGTTGGTAGTGTACTTCAGATTCCTCCCTACAATGGGATTGTCGTCGAAGTGCCTCGTGGTCAAACTTGGCGACAAGTGGCGGCACAATACAAAGTTCGTGCTGATAGCCTTTTTGAGGTGAATGGCTGCCAACAAGACCCCAGAATTGTGTTTGTTCCGGGGGTAAATTGGTCGCCCAATGGTGTTGTAACTAAGTCCGTACCTACTAATGCAGGTACGCCAAACCGTGCATCTTTGTCTGGCTATCCTTTGGGGGAAGTGGCAAATGTGGGATTAGCTTACGGCTGGCAAATTAATCCTGCTACAGGTGAAGTTTTCTTCCACAGTGGTGTTGATTTATTAGCACCAGTTGGTACAGATGTGCTAGCGATCGCACCTGGAACCGTAGCCTTTGCTAATGACCAAGGTTCTTATGGCAAGTTAGTCATTATTAACCACAGTGGCGGACTCCAAAGCCGTTATGCCCAGCTTGACACTATCAAGGTTTCTGTCGGTCAACAAGTAAAAAAAGGAGACTTACTGGGAACGGTAGGTACTAGTGGGAAACCAACATCCACTCAACCGCATCTCCATTTTGAAGTGCGTTCTAGCTCATCTCTGGGTTGGGTAGCGGAAGATCCAAAGGGTTATTTGAAGAAATGA
- a CDS encoding isochorismatase, whose protein sequence is MNTQATTQLPIPRHFNSNKVGEVWRVPYQECAATGETWAQKHDIKPASLDKSRICLLLIDVQNTFCIPGFELFVGGKSGNGAVDDNVRLCEFIYRNLGVITKIVPTLDTHTATQIFHPIFWVNAAGEHPTPAATNITPKDIEQGIWKVNPAVADSVTNGDYELLEKHTYHYIKQLSQDGKYPLTVWPYHSMLGGIGHALVSSVEEAIFFHGIARQSQTQFELKGENPLTENYSILRPEVLEDFEQRPLALKNTRLIKQLLEYDAVIIGGQAKSHCVAWTIEDLLTEIKQVDATLAQKIYLLEDSTSPVVVPGVVDYTEQADAAFARFAEAGMHIIKSSENIASFI, encoded by the coding sequence ATGAATACCCAAGCAACAACCCAACTACCAATTCCCCGGCATTTTAACTCCAATAAGGTAGGAGAAGTCTGGCGCGTACCTTACCAAGAATGTGCAGCAACAGGCGAAACATGGGCACAAAAGCACGACATCAAACCAGCATCTTTAGATAAAAGCCGGATTTGCTTACTATTAATTGATGTCCAAAACACCTTCTGCATCCCTGGATTTGAATTATTTGTAGGTGGAAAATCTGGGAATGGGGCTGTGGATGATAACGTCAGATTGTGTGAATTTATATATCGGAATTTGGGAGTAATTACAAAAATTGTACCCACCCTGGACACCCACACAGCAACACAAATCTTCCATCCTATCTTTTGGGTAAACGCTGCGGGAGAACATCCTACTCCAGCAGCTACTAACATTACCCCAAAAGACATCGAACAAGGTATCTGGAAAGTTAACCCAGCAGTTGCTGACAGTGTTACTAATGGGGATTATGAATTATTAGAAAAACATACTTACCATTACATTAAGCAACTAAGTCAAGACGGTAAATATCCCCTGACAGTTTGGCCTTATCATTCGATGTTGGGTGGTATTGGTCATGCTTTAGTTTCGTCAGTAGAAGAAGCGATATTTTTCCACGGCATTGCTCGTCAGAGTCAGACGCAATTTGAACTTAAAGGTGAAAATCCCTTAACAGAAAACTATTCCATTTTGCGTCCAGAGGTGTTGGAAGATTTTGAGCAACGTCCACTTGCTCTAAAAAACACGCGCCTGATTAAACAACTTTTAGAATATGATGCAGTAATTATTGGTGGTCAAGCTAAAAGTCATTGCGTCGCTTGGACAATTGAAGATTTATTAACAGAAATTAAACAGGTAGATGCCACCCTTGCTCAAAAAATCTATTTGCTAGAAGATTCTACTTCGCCTGTTGTTGTTCCCGGTGTTGTGGACTACACAGAACAGGCAGATGCAGCATTTGCAAGATTTGCAGAGGCAGGAATGCACATTATAAAATCTAGCGAAAATATAGCATCCTTTATTTAA
- a CDS encoding type II toxin-antitoxin system YafQ family toxin, translating into MKNLVWSPTFVRAFKRLVKKNPELRSQIEQVLEQIAENPFQLSLRSHKLKGDSLGRYSCSIDYRNRILFKIVTNPESGEEEILLLTLGSHDEVY; encoded by the coding sequence GTGAAAAATTTGGTTTGGAGTCCGACTTTTGTTCGTGCTTTTAAGCGTCTAGTCAAGAAAAATCCTGAGTTACGTTCTCAAATTGAGCAAGTATTAGAACAAATCGCTGAAAACCCATTTCAACTCAGTTTACGTAGTCACAAGCTAAAAGGTGATTCATTGGGCAGATACTCATGTTCAATTGATTATCGTAATCGGATTTTATTTAAAATTGTTACAAATCCTGAATCAGGAGAGGAAGAAATTTTGTTGCTAACTTTAGGTTCGCATGATGAGGTTTACTAA